A window from Citrus sinensis cultivar Valencia sweet orange chromosome 3, DVS_A1.0, whole genome shotgun sequence encodes these proteins:
- the LOC102628104 gene encoding uncharacterized protein LOC102628104 encodes MAVMEKLRMFVAQEPVVAASCLMGAFGLFLPAVVRPMLDSFESSKQVPQPALSDVVAGVTGKKQQ; translated from the exons atgGCGGTGATGGAGAAGCTGAGAATGTTTGTCGCACAAGAGCCGGTCGTTGCAGCTTCTTGCCTTATGGGTGCTTTTG GCCTCTTCCTTCCAGCTGTTGTAAGGCCCATGCTAGACTCCTTTGAATCATCCAAACAAGTGCCTCAACCTGCGTTAAGCGAT GTGGTTGCAGGTGTGACTGGGAAAAAACAGCAGTGA
- the LOC127901012 gene encoding uncharacterized protein At4g00950-like: protein MWPDSEAMDEGQSSTLKLPLFSITARASMQSPERPGMLTPPLRTSASVPFRWEEEPGKPKPCTTVITLPDTSKTDFSHKCLELPPRLLIMDAANANANNITKLSSPTTVLEGPYVARSSRFQTPSFRMSSECYGSFRGSTLSPEHKNKKDSDEFGVVVLSNSKIVKKEKGVFGSWRENGLKSNKREVGGGSYVFPSSVDRFCETECSRAEEGSSSNCTSDKITRIRRSGSFTNVSVATARPRFWATIYGGLKQVVVLPWRSRKAKKDGLLS, encoded by the exons aTGTGGCCTGATTCTGAAGCGATGGATGAAGGGCAAAGCTCAACGCTAAAGCTACCACTTTTTTCAATAACAGCAAGAGCAAGTATGCAGTCACCAGAGAGGCCTGGAATGCTAACCCCACCACTTCGGACTTCAGCTTCGGTCCCATTTCGATGGGAAGAAGAGCCTGGCAAGCCCAAGCCTTGCACCACTGTCATCACTCTGCCAGACACGTcgaaaactgatttttctcaCAAGTGTTTAGAGTTGCCTCCAAGGCTTTTGATCATGGATGCTGCTAATGCTAATGCTAATAATATTACCAAACTGTCCTCACCCACCACTGTTCTTGAAGGTCCTTATGTGGCTCGGTCGTCTAGGTTTCAGACTCCTTCGTTTAGAATGAGTAGTGAGTGTTATGGGTCTTTTCGTGGGAGTACTTTAAGTCCtgaacataaaaataaaaaagatagtGATGAGTTTGGTGTTGTGGTGCTTAGTAATAGTAAGATCgtgaagaaagagaaagggGTTTTTGGTTCTTGGCGTGAGAATGGGTTAAAGAGCAATAAAAGAGAGGTTGGTGGGGGTAGTTATGTCTTTCCATCTTCTGTGGATAGGTTTTGTGAAACTGAATGCAGCAGAGCAGAGGAAGGAAGCTCAAGCAATTGCACTAGTGATAAGATCACAAGGATCAGAAGATCTGGCAGCTTTACTAATGTCTCTGTTGCCACTGCTAGGCCTCGCTTCTGG GCGACTATATATGGGGGCTTGAAGCAAGTGGTTGTGCTTCCATGGAGAAGTAGAAAAGCCAAGAAAGATGGCCTTCTCAGTTGA